DNA from Denticeps clupeoides chromosome 7, fDenClu1.1, whole genome shotgun sequence:
CTTCAGATATGAATAAAGGCTCGTTCTCTCACATTATTTGTGTCTCTCGCTTGTCTTTTGCAATGAGAGTTTACATAATCTATTGATTTCCAATGATTTGTATGGCACCGTAGgcaatgaaaaaatacatacaaagtGCCAATAGGTGGCGCTAAACATGATCTATTCCTGAGTCTGTAGCCAGTGACTCCTCTTAACATTGCAAAACACGACTGATTTACTCGGATTAAAAACTTAAATGTCATTCGTAGCAGACAACACAACTGTAGTCTCAATAGAATCATTTTACCAGTCATTTACCGGCATTCATATCATGTAAGCTTTTTTATGACCTGTAGCATTGTATTATAGTCAAATATAACACCCAACCAAAATAATCACGGTAAGACCCTTCATcgctaaactttttttttttattattaaaaggcAACAATGATAAAAGTCACCATAATGCTGTTAAAAGCATTACCTATTTTTGCTGGAAAAAAACTACCACTGTacacaaaaaatatgcaaatatcgcTTTGAATATAAAATCCATAGACATTTTGATAATCAGTTAATCAAAactatttttcatttgaaatgcatcAAGTTGAAATTTGTGACGGGAAACTCTGGACTCCTGCAGACACTGGATCTTCCTGTCTAAATGTACCAGGACCAATATTGCAAGaataacaatgacaaaagaATTAAGGCTTGTTCAGCAGACCTTTTGTGTACGGTGTTGCACTGAGGTAATTAATTAGGCTCAATTTAACACATGGTAGTGGTTTCATAATACAAGTAAGCCTAATTCAGAATTTAGTGCTAATTCTAAAATAGCATTACATGTGCAATTGCATAATCAGTTATGAAATTTTACAAAAGTCATAAACATTCAACGGACATTGTTCATTGTATGTAAGGCAAGCACTGGTGAAGAGTAAATAGCAGCACAATTTTTAACCATGTAGCTGTATTGTAGTtaatatcaaacaaataaatcGGTCAAAGCTAACTACCACAAGCCATCTTTGCTCGTGTATAACCCCTCATTGAGGGTTAATCTGTAGGTTATCCCGACAGTAAACCTGTAGTTTAcatacataataaaaatgtccgGTGTGCTCATGTGGATGACGCACAGTACACATATTTATAAACCAAACAAGCTTCTCCTCCCTTCAGTGCGTGCTTGGGTGGCATCGCTTCACATATCCACATTGCTGGGACTACAGTGCTCTTCTGAGTGTGTCCTCCAGCATACAACCAACCCCCGACGCACGACTTCAGCAGAGGGGTCAAGGGCTTCTAGAGCTGAGTTCACTTAAGGTGGTTTAAATGAGACGTTCCTCTTTCGGCAGTTTCAGCGCATCAGGCATTTCCACGCTACGTGTCCCAGTCTGCTCCTCTGCGCTGGGCCTGTAGGTCCCCTCAGTCTGCCGCTTACTCCGCACAACGAAGAAGAGATACACCCCTACCGCAATTAGGATGACAACCAGGCACACGACTATAGGGACCACAATGGCTACAACGTTCGGCGAAGTTTCCTGCGGGTAAACAGACAACATTTATCATTACATACCATCATGAAGCGCAGCATTTTAGCCCATCTTTCCAACATCTGAAGTCTCTTAATGCAGCAAAAATGTCGTCTTTGCTTACTGGAGTAGCAGTAGATGCCGTACTATTGTCCGCTGTGGAGGGAAATACGTATAAGAAAATGCTTTGACATTTTTCTATGAGATATATGTGTTACAAACAAATCTACTGTTCCAAatgtttatcattttttatttatacataagCCATTCTTCAGCTTCTACACTACACTCTTCATCCAAGTCAAAATAAGGTCAGTATGATCAGTCAAGCCCTGTAATTACAAAAAGaacaccccctcccccccctccccaaaaaaaaacatgaaagaaagtTAATCATTCACTTGAGCAAATAGTAACCAAACACAAGGACAAAAATATGCTTCTCCTGAACTATGTTGAGGAGAAAAGCATGTGGTTTTTGTCATCCAACCACAACTTGACCGATACAGTGTGAGGATGACACAGTCGAAACTGTAACTATGATTCAGATTTGTCTGAACAGTGGAAAACACAATGAACTGAAACATGGTAAAAATTCACACAAATGACCAAAAAGCACCTAACACATTGAcacaaatgcactttttttttttttttacatttatggcatttggcagacacccttatccagagaggcTTACACCGTGCTTAAAcgttaccatcagtgaagtaatcagttctggttcactaggaccccaactatgaatacgaTCATTCATGTGTATGCAGGCGTCATACTAATTTGCaataacattataatgttatatataaGTATCTTTTTGATATAATAgcatgtatatacagtacaggccaaaaatttggacgcatcttctcattcaatgtgttttctttattttcatgaccatttacattggtagattctcaacgaaggcatcaaaactatgaatgaacgcatgtggagttatgtacttaacaaaaagtggtgacctggactccacagtcaccggacctgaacccaatcgagatggtttggggtgagctggaccgcagagtgaaggcaaagaggccaacaagtgctaaacacctctgggaactccttcaagactgttggaaaaccatttcaggtgacgacctcttgaagctcatcgagagaatgccaagagtgtgcaaagcagtaatcagaccaaagaaactagaatataaaacatgttttcagttatttcacctttttttgttaagtacataactccacatgtgttcattcatagttttgatgccttcagtgagaatctaacaatgt
Protein-coding regions in this window:
- the crb3a gene encoding protein crumbs homolog 3a, whose product is MCSVERWRTGTKMALERRTVPHVGLLLSLRSPLVRADNSTASTATPETSPNVVAIVVPIVVCLVVILIAVGVYLFFVVRSKRQTEGTYRPSAEEQTGTRSVEMPDALKLPKEERLI